The following nucleotide sequence is from Fusarium graminearum PH-1 chromosome 1, whole genome shotgun sequence.
AGACAGGAACCTCGGACTTGTCAGGGATAACACCCTCTTGCCAGATCTTGTAGATGGTGGCATAAAGACCGATGGCGTTGGGCATATCGTTGGCACCGTGGACGAAAGAGCAGAAGCTGCAGTCATGATCTGGGAGAAAGTGTAGAGGAAACTCGTTCGGTTGTCAAAGTGCTCAGCGCGAGCGTGAATCTCCTCAACGTCACCAGCGACAACAGACTTTTCGCCCTGAGAACCGACAATGTCCTTGTCAACACCGTGGAGGATGGCGAACTTGAAGGCCCACCACATAAAGGCACCAGTGTACCAGGGCTTGTCGGGCTTGGGGCCAATCATAGACTTGTGCGCGTAGGGGttctcaggctcaggctcctCAGAGGCACTCTCGGTAGCGACCTTCTTGCCGTTGCCAGTCTCGAGATCTTCGCCAAGGGCAGCAGCGCGGGCAGCGCGACGctcgtcaagctcctcaCGGGTAAGATGGCCCTCGTAGAAGTTGCGGACGACACCCTGGAAGTTGTCGGGGGTAGGGGGAACGGGGCCTCGGCGGAGGAGGAAAGGACCCTGGAGGATGTGGTAGGACTTGAGCTGCCAGTCCTccttgatgacgatgcggTACAGCCAAGGAacgaggaagatggccatgagaAGACCCCAACCGGCACCGGTAGCAACGATGACACCGGGGATTTGTTCCTCAGTAAGGTTGACCTCGTAAGAACCACCcttccaaagaagaagcatgacGATGAGCGAGGCAGTGAGCCAGAAGTAGAAGGGGACAAGGATAAGACCCTTGATGGCGGGGCTCTTGCGGAGGAGGACGGCGTATttggtgaagaggaagatggcggcACCGAAGATACCAGAGAGCATGGGAGCGATGATCCAAGCGAGAAATACCTGTGAGGATAAGTGTTAGTGAGTTGGTTGGGAGTAAGTGAATCTGAATACTAACCTGGACAACACCCTTCTGGATGTCAACGCCGCCCTGTTCGTTGTAGCCAACCCAGGTAACACCCTTGCCACCAAGAGCACCAATGCCCATACCGAGGACACCACCAAGGATGGAGTGAGTGGTAGAAACGGGGAAACCAAGACGGGTAGCCATGGTGAGGTAACTAGCAGAAGCAATGACGGCGCAAACCATGCCCAACATGAGAAGAGCAGGGCTATCATCAAAAGCCGAGACATCGACAACTTGAGTTCGAATGGTGTCGGCGACTCGaccgccaacaccaagagcgcCAGTGAACTCCATGATACTGGCACCGATCATGGCCTGAAAGTAGCTGATGGACCGCGAGGACACGGACGAAGCCCACGAGTTGGCGACATCGTTGGCACCGATGTTCCAAGCGTCGAGGAAGGCAAAGATTGTGCCTACCGCGAAGAGGTAGTCATATTGAGCAAAGACTGCCATTGTTGCGTTTGAGGGTCTTTGTTTGCAATAATGGAGTATTTAGAGGAAGAAAGGGGAGAGTGTGTTTGTGAGAGGGATCTGAAGAGCAGAGGACAGCGAGAGAAGATGGGATAGTTATATACAATCCAGAAGCGTGGGTTAAAGCGGTACAATTG
It contains:
- a CDS encoding phosphate-repressible phosphate permease, translated to MAVFAQYDYLFAVGTIFAFLDAWNIGANDVANSWASSVSSRSISYFQAMIGASIMEFTGALGVGGRVADTIRTQVVDVSAFDDSPALLMLGMVCAVIASASYLTMATRLGFPVSTTHSILGGVLGMGIGALGGKGVTWVGYNEQGGVDIQKGVVQVFLAWIIAPMLSGIFGAAIFLFTKYAVLLRKSPAIKGLILVPFYFWLTASLIVMLLLWKGGSYEVNLTEEQIPGVIVATGAGWGLLMAIFLVPWLYRIVIKEDWQLKSYHILQGPFLLRRGPVPPTPDNFQGVVRNFYEGHLTREELDERRAARAAALGEDLETGNGKKVATESASEEPEPENPYAHKSMIGPKPDKPWYTGAFMWWAFKFAILHGVDKDIVGSQGEKSVVAGDVEEIHARAEHFDNRTSFLYTFSQIMTAASALSSTVPTICPTPSVFMPPSTRSGKRVLSLTSPRFLSGFWLSVVLVLFSVSGHTDTTLCVTWVTESL